A window of Tursiops truncatus isolate mTurTru1 chromosome 8, mTurTru1.mat.Y, whole genome shotgun sequence contains these coding sequences:
- the LOC109552239 gene encoding LOW QUALITY PROTEIN: WW domain-binding protein 2 (The sequence of the model RefSeq protein was modified relative to this genomic sequence to represent the inferred CDS: inserted 6 bases in 4 codons; deleted 4 bases in 4 codons; substituted 1 base at 1 genomic stop codon), whose product MQDGFRIRIYREIMELKNHSEGSRVIVNSTKSILMSYDHVELVFNDMKNVPDAFKGAQKGTVCFTPYLVIFLPKRKNAMQXLMKDCEIKQAVFGVXIKRTVKAEAGSGWAGSALYNLYMXGDATEFGQQMLQVASQASRGEAPGGAXASRYSMLSRVYVIPPLVTSGMYSCPPGXPPGFYPGPSMMDRAMERVQPWPPPYPRATEPPISSPDVPSTPAAEAKAVEAAARACYNLGNPHNAYMPTNQPPPPPWKVGRPSRPLTPLCPLPPIAFSYPRM is encoded by the exons ATGCAAGACGGCTTCAGAATAAGAATATACAGAGAGATTATGGAGCTCAAGAATCATTCGGAGGGCAGCAGAGTGATCGTCAACAGTACGAAGAGCATCCTAATGTCCTATGACCATGTG GAACTTGTGTTTAATGACATGAAGAATGTGCCAGATGCCTTCAAAGGGGCCCAAAAGGGCACTGTCTGTTTTACCCCTTAC CTTGTCATATTTCTTCCTAAGCGGAAGAATGCCATGCA TCTGATGAAGGACTGTGAGATCAAGCAGGCTGTGTTTGGTG AAATCAAGAGAACAGTGAAGGCAGAAGCAGGAAGTGGCTGGGCAGGCTCTGCTTTGTATAATCTTTACAT AGGGGATGCCACTGAGTTTGGACAACAGATGCTA CAGGTGGCTTCTCAAGCTTCCAGAGGTGAAGCCCCCGGTGGAGCCTAAGCTTCCAGGTACTCA ATGCTCAGCAGGGTTTATGTAATTCCCCCGCTAGTCACCAGTGGAATGTACTCCTGCCCTCCTG TACCACCTGGCTTCTATCCAGGACCTTCCATGATGGACAGGGCCATGGAACGGGTGCAGCCATGGCCACCACCCTATCCTAGGGCCACGGAGCCTCCCATCAGCAGCCCTGATGTTCCCTCCACTCCTGCAGCTGAAGCCAAGGCTGTAGAGGCAGCTGCTAGAGCCTGTTACAACCTGGGTAACCCACACAATGCCTACATGCCCACAAAccagcctccacctcctccctggaAGGTAGGAAGACCCAGTAGACCTCTCACACCTCTCTGCCCCCTACCACCCATTGCCTTTTCTTACCCCAGAATGTAG